From Candidatus Thiodictyon syntrophicum, a single genomic window includes:
- a CDS encoding protein-export chaperone SecB: MADNFKLHPIQLLGIQVKELFIRVNGLYETQKSDEGRFQIGIGHSDFDINDSTIDIGLFVRIGQPEIIEEKDITTKFDLKIHLLAKFTVDQERFPMDKLEHWAEHNAPLILYPYIREHVHALTIRAGIAPILLPLMEIPTISVKGNRGEIGDRGK, encoded by the coding sequence ATGGCCGATAATTTTAAGTTACACCCTATCCAGCTACTGGGCATACAGGTAAAGGAGCTATTTATTAGAGTAAATGGCCTATACGAAACACAAAAGTCCGATGAAGGCCGATTCCAGATAGGAATCGGCCACTCTGATTTTGATATTAACGACAGCACCATTGATATCGGATTATTCGTAAGAATAGGGCAACCAGAAATTATTGAGGAAAAAGACATAACCACCAAGTTCGATTTAAAGATCCATCTTCTTGCTAAGTTTACAGTAGACCAAGAACGATTTCCGATGGATAAACTTGAACACTGGGCAGAACACAATGCCCCATTGATATTATATCCATATATTCGCGAACATGTTCACGCCTTAACTATTAGGGCCGGCATAGCTCCTATTTTGCTGCCGCTTATGGAAATACCTACTATTTCTGTTAAAGGAAATAGGGGGGAAATAGGGGACAGGGGGAAATAG